The region CCGCCAAGGTCGGCGTGGCGATGGTCACCCACGGGCCCGGCCTGACGCAGACAGGCACGTCGTTGACCGTCGCGGCGCGCGGCCGTTCCCCCCTGGTCCTGATCCTGGGCCAGGTCAGACGCGGCGCCCTGCACGGCACGCAACGCATGAACCAGCGCCCCTTCGCCGAAGCCTGCGGCGCCCACTTCGCAGACGTGACCACGCCAGAGAACCTGGCCGCCGAGGTCGCCAACGCTTTCTATATCGCCCGCGTCCGCCGCATGCCTGTGGTGCTGAACCTGGACGTGGCGTTGCAGGAACGGTCCTTCGACTGGGATTTCTTCTACCGGCCATCCGCCGAAAGTCTGCCCCCGCTGCCATCGACACCGAGCGAGCCGGTGCTTGCAGACCTGGTCGAGCGGCTGGCGCGGGCCGAACGCCCGGTCATCATCGCCGGCCTCGGCGCCATGCGTTCGGGCGCCAAGGACGCCTTGCTGCAATTGGGCGAACAGGTCGGCGCCTTGTTCGCGACTTCGCTGCAAGCCAAAGGCTATTTCGCGGGCGAAGCCTATGACGTGGGCATCAGCGGCAGCTTTGCCAGCGAGCCCACGGAACGCCTGCTGGGCGATGCGGATTTCGTGTTGGGTGTCGGTGCGGAGGTCGGTTACTACACGTCGGAAGGCGGGATGATGTTCCCCATGGCCGACATCGCGCGCATCGACCGCGAGCCTGTTCCCAACGATATCCCCGCCCTGCCCGGCCTGCATGCCTGCGGCGATGCGCGCGCCACCGTGGAGCTGCTGGTGGCGCGCCTGCGCGAACGTGGGGTGGCCAAGACCGGCTATCGCGATGACGAAACCCGTGCCGTCCTGGCCGCGCCGCCGCACACTTTCCCGGCAACGCAAGACGGCATCGAACCACGCGCCCTGGCCCATGCCATTGGCGCGGCCCTGCCGGAGAACAGCCTGGTCACCTGCGGCAACTGCCATTTCTGGGCCTTCCCGGCAATGTACATGCCCTTGCCGGCCGGCGCCACCTTGAACTTTTCCTATCAGTTCGGCTGCATAGGCCAGACCCTGCCGCTGGCCATCGGCATCGGCACCGCGCATCCGGATCGTCCGCACGTCATGCTGGAAGGCGATGGCGCCATGCTGATGAACATCCAGGAGCTGTTCACGGTGCAGCGCTTCAAGCGCAACCTGGTGGTGATCGTCTGGAACGATTGCGGCTTCGGCGCCGAAATGCACAAGCTGCGCGCGCACGGCTTCGACGCGTCGCTGGCGCAATGGGAGTCGGCTGACTTCGTCGCCATCGCGCGGGCGTTCGGGGGCGACGGCGTGCGCATCGAATCCGCCGAAGCGGTCGGAGATGCCATCAGACAAGGCGTGGCGCGTGGCGGACTGTTTTTGATCGACGCGCGCGTCTCGCCCAGCGTCGTCAGCGATCCCTACAACAAGCTGCACTTCGGCGTACCGAATCAGGCGCCCTTGCTGCGCCCCGTCACCGCAGGGAGCTGAGCCATGCGCTTCGAGGGAACATTTCGCGTTCCGGCCGAGCCGCGCCGGGTGCTGGACGCTTTCGCCGATATCGAACGCATGGTTCCCTGCATGCCGGGCGCCAGCCTGGAGGGACATGACGAAGAAGGCCTTTACCTGGGCACGATGACCGTCGCCTTTGGGCCGAAGAAGATCCGCTTCAAAGGCAAGGTCCGCAGCGCGGTGGACCCGCAGGCCCTACGCGGCACCCTGGACGTGCGGGGTGCTGCCGACATGCGCATGCCGGCGCCGGCGGCGGTGCATGTGGAATACACGGTGACGCCCGCGGCCGATGCGCCCGCCGCCAGCCCGGCAAGTGTGGTCACCCTGGTGTCCGAAGCCGAGTTGGGCGGCGTCCTGGCGGACTTCGCCCGCACTGGGGGTAATGCGGTGACGCAGGCTTTGATGGAGATGTTCGCCAGGAACCTGGCCGACGTGGTCGCCGTCCCACAGGCGGACGCAACCCCTGCACCGCCGGAGCCAGGCAAACCAGTACAGCCATCGCAGCCGCGGAAAACACAGGAACCATCGCGGCCATCGCAATCCTTATCGGCGTTCAGCCTGCTGTGGCTGCTGATCAAAGCGAAGTGCTCCACGGTGTTCGGCGCTAGACGACCGTAACACCCGCCACCGCGCCACGATTTTCTACAGAATGATGGAGTGCATTATGGCCATGACACGCCGACAGATGCTGGGCCTGATGACCGCCAGCGGGATCGCCGCCCTGCCCTTGCGGAGCCGCGCCGCCTATCCCGAACGGCCGGTAACCGTGGTGGTGCCCTACAGCGCCGGCGGCCCCGCCAGCCTGCTGGCCCGCTACATCGCCGCCGAAGTCCAACAATCCACAGGCAAACCCCTGGTCGTCGAAAACAAACCCGGCGCCGGCCTGAACGTGGGCGCGCAGGCGGTCGCCAACTCGGCGCCCGACGGCTATACGCTGTTGATCAACGCCTCGTCGATGTACGTGCCCACCCACTTCGGCGGCCGCACGCCGCAAGACAATCTGCGGGACTTCGCGCCCATCACCATTGTGGGCAGCTTCCCGCTGCTGCTGGTCTGCAATAGCGACCTGCCGGTGAAGAACGTGCCGGAACTCATCGCCTACGCCAAGAGCCATCCTGGCCAGGTGGCCTACGGCAGTTCGGGCAACGGCAGCCTGACGCATATGGGCGGCGCCATGTTCGCCCACATGGCCGGCGTCGACATGCTGCACGTGCCCTATCGCGGCATCAGTGAGGCCATGGTGGACATATC is a window of Bordetella sp. N DNA encoding:
- a CDS encoding thiamine pyrophosphate-binding protein, with the protein product MKVYEAVAEALIAEGVDTLFGLMGDGNMSIWADLVRRGGVTMISSGHEQGAVAMADGYGRATAKVGVAMVTHGPGLTQTGTSLTVAARGRSPLVLILGQVRRGALHGTQRMNQRPFAEACGAHFADVTTPENLAAEVANAFYIARVRRMPVVLNLDVALQERSFDWDFFYRPSAESLPPLPSTPSEPVLADLVERLARAERPVIIAGLGAMRSGAKDALLQLGEQVGALFATSLQAKGYFAGEAYDVGISGSFASEPTERLLGDADFVLGVGAEVGYYTSEGGMMFPMADIARIDREPVPNDIPALPGLHACGDARATVELLVARLRERGVAKTGYRDDETRAVLAAPPHTFPATQDGIEPRALAHAIGAALPENSLVTCGNCHFWAFPAMYMPLPAGATLNFSYQFGCIGQTLPLAIGIGTAHPDRPHVMLEGDGAMLMNIQELFTVQRFKRNLVVIVWNDCGFGAEMHKLRAHGFDASLAQWESADFVAIARAFGGDGVRIESAEAVGDAIRQGVARGGLFLIDARVSPSVVSDPYNKLHFGVPNQAPLLRPVTAGS
- a CDS encoding tripartite tricarboxylate transporter substrate binding protein; the protein is MTRRQMLGLMTASGIAALPLRSRAAYPERPVTVVVPYSAGGPASLLARYIAAEVQQSTGKPLVVENKPGAGLNVGAQAVANSAPDGYTLLINASSMYVPTHFGGRTPQDNLRDFAPITIVGSFPLLLVCNSDLPVKNVPELIAYAKSHPGQVAYGSSGNGSLTHMGGAMFAHMAGVDMLHVPYRGISEAMVDISAGRVQLAFGGIPTTLPLVKNGKLRPLALTSAQRSAAAPELPTVAEGGLPGYEVNPWYGAVAPAKTPPAIVDQIHAQLAGVMQSPRVQAQWKEWGADPSYSKTPADFRALMQREADKWAALVAAAGIKLE
- a CDS encoding SRPBCC domain-containing protein; this encodes MRFEGTFRVPAEPRRVLDAFADIERMVPCMPGASLEGHDEEGLYLGTMTVAFGPKKIRFKGKVRSAVDPQALRGTLDVRGAADMRMPAPAAVHVEYTVTPAADAPAASPASVVTLVSEAELGGVLADFARTGGNAVTQALMEMFARNLADVVAVPQADATPAPPEPGKPVQPSQPRKTQEPSRPSQSLSAFSLLWLLIKAKCSTVFGARRP